Within Micromonospora narathiwatensis, the genomic segment CGACGAGCTGGACAACCACACCACCTTCGAGGCTTCGTCGACCTGTCGGCCGAGCCCAGCCCGGACCCGAGCGGCACGCCGACGCCCACGCCGACCCCGACCGGTACGGCGCAGCCGAGCCCGAGCGGCCAGCCGAGCGTGACCCCGACCCCGGGCACCGGGGGCGGCGACGGTGGCTCCGGCGGTGGCCTGCCGGTGACCGGTGTGCAGGTCGGGCTGATCGCCGGGATCGGCGCGGCCGTGCTGCTGGCCGGCGGGGCGCTGCTGTTCCTGTCGCGCCGACGCCGGGTGGTGCTGGTGCCGCCGGCCGACGCGACGTCCGAGGACTGATCGTGGGACGGACGAGGAGCGGGGTGGGCGACCGGCCCGCCCTCGCCGTACCCGAGGGCCGTCGGTCGGCGAGCGGCTGGCAGAGTGGAGGGGTGAGCCGTACCCCGCAGGGCCAGCGCGCCAGCCTGGACAAGCAGCCGCACGAGGTCGCCGCGATGTTCGACGGCGTGGCCGCCCGTTACGACCTGACCAACACCGTTCTCTCTTTCGGGCAGGACCGGTTCTGGCGGCGGGCCACCCGCGAGGCGCTCGGGCTGCGACCCGGCGAGCGGGTGCTGGACGTGGGCGCGGGCACCGGCGTCTCGACCGAGGAACTGGCCCACTCCGGGGCGTACGCGGTGGGCGCCGACCTGTCGCTGGGCATGCTGCACGCCGGCAAGCGCACCCGGCCGGAGGTGCCGCTGCTGGCCGGTGACGCCCTGCGGCTGCCCTTCGCCGACGCCAGCTTCGACGCGGTCACCATCTCCTTCGCCCTGCGCAACGTGAACGACACCGACGCGGCGCTGCGCGAGCTGGCCCGGGTGACGAGGCCGGGCGGCCGGCTGGTGGTGTGCGAGTTCAGCACTCCGGTCAACCCCGCGTTCCGCACGGTCTACCTGTCGTACCTGATGCGCTCGCTGCCGGCGGTGGCGCGGGCGGTCTCCAGCAACCCGGACGCGTACGTCTACCTGGCCGAGTCGATCCGGGCCTGGCCGGACCAGGCGGCCCTCGCCGCGCGGATCGGCGCGGCGGGGTGGGCCCGGGCGGGCTGGCGCAACCTCACCGGGGGCGTTGTCGCGCTGCACCGGGCGGTCCGGGACTGACGACCGGGACGGGCGCGGGGATCACCGGTCCAAACCACCCGTTTTCGTGAATATCCGTTTTTGTTCCATTTAGTCCCGTAGGCTCGCCCGCATGACGGGACCACAGCAGGCGGCCACGGACGACGATGCCGCGGAACTCATCGCGCAGCTCAAGGAGCTGGCCGGCGCGGATCCCGCAGACGTCCGTCAGGTGGTCGCCGAGG encodes:
- a CDS encoding demethylmenaquinone methyltransferase — translated: MSRTPQGQRASLDKQPHEVAAMFDGVAARYDLTNTVLSFGQDRFWRRATREALGLRPGERVLDVGAGTGVSTEELAHSGAYAVGADLSLGMLHAGKRTRPEVPLLAGDALRLPFADASFDAVTISFALRNVNDTDAALRELARVTRPGGRLVVCEFSTPVNPAFRTVYLSYLMRSLPAVARAVSSNPDAYVYLAESIRAWPDQAALAARIGAAGWARAGWRNLTGGVVALHRAVRD